The following are from one region of the Abiotrophia defectiva ATCC 49176 genome:
- a CDS encoding dUTP diphosphatase, producing the protein MTQERKRGFEVITSYQDKAIQLPQRATHHAAGYDLEAAETIVVPSYWRQVFRYLAMEMKQWIHAKPTQKEPTEDPQRLLKPTLVPTGLKVYMQEDEYLQIINRSSNPLKRFLQVPNGVGVIDADYYNNPSNEGHVYVQLSNFGLFDQTIQKGERIAQAIFLPFLKADGDHGGQAAREGGFGSSGHHQQ; encoded by the coding sequence ATGACCCAGGAAAGAAAACGTGGCTTTGAAGTCATCACTAGCTACCAAGATAAAGCCATCCAACTGCCACAGCGAGCGACCCATCATGCCGCTGGTTATGATTTGGAAGCGGCAGAAACCATTGTGGTTCCGTCTTACTGGCGACAAGTTTTCCGCTATTTAGCCATGGAAATGAAACAATGGATTCATGCCAAACCAACCCAAAAGGAGCCAACAGAGGATCCACAGCGCTTGTTGAAACCAACCCTTGTGCCTACTGGGCTTAAGGTTTATATGCAGGAAGACGAATACTTACAAATTATTAACCGCTCTAGTAACCCGCTCAAGCGTTTCTTGCAGGTTCCTAACGGAGTGGGCGTCATTGATGCAGACTACTATAATAATCCTAGCAATGAAGGGCATGTCTATGTTCAACTTAGCAACTTTGGGCTCTTTGACCAAACCATCCAAAAAGGTGAGCGCATTGCCCAAGCCATCTTCTTACCTTTCTTGAAGGCAGATGGCGACCATGGTGGGCAGGCTGCCCGCGAAGGAGGCTTCGGCTCCTCTGGTCATCACCAACAATAG